A region of the Candidatus Methylomirabilis oxygeniifera genome:
TTCGACCGAGGCTCAGGTTAGGTTCGGCTTTGCCGTCGCCCGGCCGCAGCGGATAACGCCGGTCCGATTCATTGAAGCCACAGCCGCCATCGCGCCGGATCCGGCGCGCGTAAGCCACATCGCGCCGATCGCCAAGGGGCGAATCGAACGAGTCTATGTGCAGGTCGGCGATGCCGTGAACCAGGGGACCCCCCTTTTCGGGTACGACAACATCGAACTGGGGGAGGCCATTGGGGACTATCGGGGTGAGCTGGCCGAGTTGCAGAAGGACCTCGCCCTCATGGAACACCACCGGGAGATGTGGGAACGTGCCAAGTTGCTGTTGGAAAAAGAGGCGATAGCCCGCAAAGAGGTCCACATACGAGAAACGGAGTACCTGGTGGAAAAAGCAGCGGTCGAGAGCCGGTACGCCAGGATTGCCAGGGCGAGGGAGAAGTTGATTCGCTTCGGGATGACGAATGAGCAGATCGAGGGTCTGGTGAACAGGCAAGAGCGCGCTCTGCCCCCTGAAACCTCGCACACAATTGTCAGAGCGCCGATCAGCGGTGTCATCATCAAGCGAGAGGGGGCGCCTGGCGAGGTGGTCGGGCCCGAAAAAGAACTATTGGCGATCGCCGACCTCACGAGTATCTGGACGCTGGTGGACATTTATGAGAAGGACCTGGGCCAAGTTCGACGTGGGACGGCCGCAGAAATCAACGTTGAGGCGTACCCGGGCGAAACCTTTCGCGGCACCATCAGCTACGTCAGTGATCTCCTCGATCCCGACACGCGGACAGCCAAGGCGCGAGTGGAGATCCCCAACCCTCAACGCAAATTGAAGCTCGGAATGTTCGCGACCGTCAGGCTTCGGGCCCGGGTTGCCGATGGAACAGAGGCGGTGACGGCGATTCCCTCAACGGCCATTCAACAGATCGATGGACAGCCGTCGGTATTTGTCAAACTTAACCCGACAACCTTTCAGCGACGGAAGGTGAAGCTTGGCCCTGCATCGGGGGACCTCGTTG
Encoded here:
- a CDS encoding putative Heavy metal efflux pump, CzcB family (Evidence 3 : Function proposed based on presence of conserved amino acid motif, structural feature or limited homology); amino-acid sequence: MVYLLVGLARRVTFLPIVIVAVAILGACSRAPEQKPAAPASKPEPDTVTISTEAQVRFGFAVARPQRITPVRFIEATAAIAPDPARVSHIAPIAKGRIERVYVQVGDAVNQGTPLFGYDNIELGEAIGDYRGELAELQKDLALMEHHREMWERAKLLLEKEAIARKEVHIRETEYLVEKAAVESRYARIARAREKLIRFGMTNEQIEGLVNRQERALPPETSHTIVRAPISGVIIKREGAPGEVVGPEKELLAIADLTSIWTLVDIYEKDLGQVRRGTAAEINVEAYPGETFRGTISYVSDLLDPDTRTAKARVEIPNPQRKLKLGMFATVRLRARVADGTEAVTAIPSTAIQQIDGQPSVFVKLNPTTFQRRKVKLGPASGDLVEIAEGLKEDEQLVTTGSFTLKSEFLKEQLAQGEGQ